Within the bacterium genome, the region TCACCGCGCTTCCGATTATCACCCCGGCGATAACCGCCAATACATTTCTGAGAGTTGGATTCACGATTCCTCCTTCCTGCGGTTAGACCCTTTTGGGAATACGACCAGCGCTGTGGAACGTGCCGCTGTGTGACTGCTCTCTGCGCACCCGGGGCATGTCCCTGCGCCCTATTCGCCTGGCGAGCAGGCATTACAAAGAAGAAATAAGTTCAACGCAGAATTATGCGGCGGCTCACGCTGTGCTCATTCCGGAGGTCTGTGCTGGTTATCGCGCCGCACGAATTCTTGTCTCGTTAGCGCCAGCCTTTATAGCTCGAGCCAGCCGCCTCGCTCAATTTGAATGTTACGCATATTCAAACACATCCATAGGAACTGATTTCGCCGGGTGCATCTGGCCATGCACGATTCGTCGAATTCTCTCTGTCGTCTCGCGGCTAAAAGTTTTGTCCCCACACCGTGCACAGACTTTAGCTGGAATACCCTCCACCAAAACGTGCTTTCCGTTGAGTTTAAATACTTCATCAACGATTTCCTCGCGGGTCTCGTTTGAACCGCAAATATGACAATGAAACATGATCATCTCCGCATAGAGTAGTTATTGATCCATTCATCTTCTTCAGGTTGATAAATCGTGATAATTTTTATCAATCCTTCGTCAGTCTCTATTCGTGTGACTTGTATATGAATAGGTCGCCCCGACTTCGTGAATCCCAACAAGAGGCAACTCGGCGCATATTTATCCTCGGGATAGTCCTCTATAATTTCTGCGTTCTCTGCAATTTCACGTATTTCGCTTTCGCTTATGTTACGCTCAACTGTCCGTTTGAATGCGTGAAAACTAAACTCGAATTGGCCAGACTCCAAATGTTTGTGTATTTCTTCGATCGTTTTCATGCAAAAAGTAAAACCCAGTGAGCGGGTGACAGGAATTTAGTGGTCGCGCTTTTAAAAGCTATTCGAATGTAAACATTGTGGAGAGCAATTGCAACAAAGAACCCCTCCCCCGATCTTCTGTGAATGACATGTAGCTGCTAACACCAGTTTCAGCGGCTGCGGGGCGAGAAAGAGTTTGATCGAAGACGAGGCGTTGAAACTCGCACGATATGAAATTCATGCCACTGCCCCGCAGCCGCTGGAAACGATGTTAGCAAAAATAGTTTGGCATTTACCACGATACTTTGGTCCGAATTTCAGTACAACTTTTGTTTTTCTTCGACGATTTTGCTTTTTTCTCTTTCACGCTTTGTATTCTTCACTAATTTTATTTCCTACCAATTCGCGCTATTGTTCGTTGCACGCACCTTGTTTTTTATGGTTTTTGAAATGGGGTGAAAAGCTTTCAGCACTTCACAATACTTTATTTTTTATCGAGCCGCTTTATCTTCTGGGCTTCACGATATTTTATTTCTACCGACTCGTTTTATCCTTCGG harbors:
- a CDS encoding DUF4258 domain-containing protein → MKTIEEIHKHLESGQFEFSFHAFKRTVERNISESEIREIAENAEIIEDYPEDKYAPSCLLLGFTKSGRPIHIQVTRIETDEGLIKIITIYQPEEDEWINNYSMRR
- a CDS encoding YgiT-type zinc finger protein; the protein is MFHCHICGSNETREEIVDEVFKLNGKHVLVEGIPAKVCARCGDKTFSRETTERIRRIVHGQMHPAKSVPMDVFEYA